The following is a genomic window from Pseudomonas sp. FP2335.
GTAGCTGCGCGGCCCCAGGCCGGTGCCAAGGAAAATATCGGTGATGTCCCGACGGCGACACTTGGTGCCGTTGAGGAAATAACTGTTCTGGCTGTCGCGGGTCACTTTGCGGCGGATCGAGATTTCGGCGTAGGCCGCGTACTCGCCAATCAACGTACCATCGGAGTTGTCGAACACCAGTTCGATACTGGCCTGGCTCACGGGCTTGCGGCTGGTGGAGCCGTTGAAGATGACGTCGGTCATCGACTCGCCGCGCAGGTTCTTGGCCGAGCTCTCGCCCATCACCCAGCGGACGGCGTCGATAATGTTCGACTTGCCGCAACCATTGGGCCCGACCACCGCCGCCATGTTACTGGGGAAGTTCACCGTGGTCGGGTCGACGAAGGATTTGAACCCCGCCAGCTTGATGCACTTGAGCCGCACGTTTAGGCGTCCGCCAACGCAGCGATGACCAGCGAGCAACTGCGCTCGCCGTAGGCCGACAACACCAGGCGGATCTGCGCCAGGTCACGGGCGAGTACGGCGGCGAGCAGTTGCTCGAACAGCACCAGGTATTCGCTCATGGACGCCTTGCGTTGATCCAGCGCCAGGTAATACGCGCGGTTCATCGCCGGTTGCAGGTTCTCGACGGTTTCCTGCAGGTACGGGTTGTTGGCGAAGGGGTACGCGGCGCGCATCACGTTGAAGCTTTCTTCGACGAAGGCGCGGATGTCCTGGCGCTCGAAATTGGTCACCAGGCGCTGCTGGATCTGCACGAACGGCGCCATGTCGGCCTGGGTCTGCCAGCCTTGGGCGACCGCATTGCCGAGCAGGATGTACAACTCGCCCATCAGCGTGCACAAGCTCTGCACCTTGTGCGCGGTGAGTTCGGTGACGTGGGCGCCACGGCGCGGCAGGATCGCGATGAGGTGGCGGCGTTCGAGGATCAACAAGGCTTCGCGCACGGAACCACGGCTGACATTGAGGGCCAGCGTGACCTTTTGCTCCTGGATGCGCTCCCCAGGCTTGAGTTCGCCGCGAATGATGCGTTCGGCGAGGTGGTGAGCGATTTGCTCGGCGAGACTGTCCGGCGCCTTGAACGTCATGTTTTCCCTTCAAAATCTTCTATCGATACAAGCGCGGCAGTGTAGCGCATTGGCCCGCTGATGGCGCTACGCCCACCGTGGCGAATTTGGCACGGAATAAGCAAAGCTGAAAACTCAAAAGCCCCTGAAAACGCCGGTTCCAGAAGACTGGACCATAATTGAAAGTGTTGCGATCGCATTTTCTTGACCTCCCGGTCAGAAATTCGTTGACCGAAAAGTCAGAGATGACTAGATTCGGCGCAAAGCGGTTAACAACAATAATGAGTCTGCGAGGCCTTCCGTGATCCAGTTTTTACTCAACCAGGAACTCCGTAGCGAGCACGCCCTGGACCCCAATCTCACCGTGCTCAACTATCTGCGCGAGCATCTGGGCAAGCCCGGCACCAAGGAAGGCTGCGCCAGCGGCGACTGCGGTGCATGCACCGTGGTGGTCGGCGAACTGCACACCGACGCCCAGGGCGCCGAGCAGATCCGTTATCGCAGCCTCAACTCGTGCCTGACCTTCGTGTCGTCGCTGCACGGCAAACAACTGATCAGCGTCGAAGACCTCAAGCACCAGGGCCAACTGCACAGCGTGCAGCAGGCGATGGTCGAGTGCCACGGCTCGCAGTGCGGCTTTTGCACCCCCGGTTTCGTGATGTCGCTGTTCGCCCTGCAAAAGAACAGCGACGCCCCCGACAGCCAAAAAGCCCATGAGGCCCTGGCCGGCAACCTGTGCCGCTGCACCGGCTATCGCCCGATCCTCGCCGCTGCCGAACAGGCCTGCTGCAACAAACCCCAGGATCAGTTCGACAGCCGAGAAGCCCAGACCATCGCGCGCCTCAAAGCCATCGCGCCGACCCAGACCGGCGAACTCAACAGCGGCGACAAACGCTGCCTGGTGCCACTGACCGTCGCCGACCTGGCCGACCTCTATGATTCCTACCCGCAAGCGCGTCTGTTGGCTGGCGGCACCGACCTGGCGCTGGAAGTCACGCAGTTTCACCGCACCCTGCCAGTGATGATCTACGTCGGCAACATCGAAGAGATGAAGCGCATCGAAGACTTTGACGACCGCCTGGAAATCGGCGCCGCCACTGCCCTCTCCGATTGCTACACCGCGCTGCACCAGGCCTACCCGGACTTCGGTGAACTGCTGCAGCGCTTTGCCTCCTTGCAGATCCGCAACCAGGGCACCCTCGGTGGCAACATTGGCAACGCCTCGCCGATTGGCGATTCGCCGCCGCTGCTGATCGCCCTCGGCGCGCAGATCGTGCTGTGCAAGGGCAACACCCGTCGCACCCTGGCGCTGGAAGACTATTTCATCGACTACCGCGTCACCGCCCGCCAGGACAGCGAATTCATCGAAAAAATCATCGTACCCAAGGGCCATGCACTGTTTCGCGCCTACAAGGTGTCCAAGCGACTGGACGATGATATTTCCGCGGTCTGCGCCGCGTTCAACCTGAAGATCGACAACGGTGTGGTACGCGAAGCCCGCGTGGCGTTCGGTGGCATGGCCGCCACGCCCAAACGCGCCAAAAGCTGCGAGGCCGCGTTGCTCGGCGCCACCTGGAACAGCGCCACCGTCGAGAACGCCTGCGCCGCCCTGGCCGAGGATTTCACCCCGCTGTCGGATTTCCGCGCCAGTAAGGAATACCGCCTGCTCAGCGCACAGAACCTGCTGCGCAAATACTTCATCGAGCTGCAAACACCGCACATCGAGACTCGGGTGACCGCTTATGTCTAACCATCACGCCGTCGTTAAAACCCAGGCCGAACTGGCCGAGTTGTTCGCCCAGGACCTCACCACCGGAGTCGGCCGCAGCGTCAAGCATGACAGCGCCGCCAAGCATGTCAGCGGCGAAGCGCAGTACATCGATGACCGCCTGGAATTCCCCAACCAGTTGCACCTGTATGCGCGCATGTCCGACCGCGCCCACGCGAAAATTCTCAGCATCGACACTGCGCCCTGCTACGCCTTCGAAGGCGTGCGTATCGTCATCACCCACGAAGACGTGCCAGGCCTGAAAGACATCGGCCCGCTGCTGCCCGGCGACCCATTGCTGGCCATCGACACGGTGCAGTTCGTCGGCCAGGTCGTACTCGCCGTCGCCGCGCGTGATCTGGAAACCGCGCGCAAAGCCGCGATGGCTGCGGTGATCGAATACGAAGACCTGGAGCCGGTGCTGGATGTGGTCGAGGCCTTCCGCAACAAGCACTTTGTGCTCGACAGCCACACCCACCAACGGGGTGATTCGGCAAGCGCGCTGGCGTCGGCCAAAAACCGTATCCAGGGCACCCTGCATATCGGCGGCCAGGAACACTTCTACCTGGAGACGCAAATATCCTCGGTAATGCCCACCGAAGACGGCGGCATGATCGTCTACTGCTCCACGCAGAACCCCACCGAAGTGCAGAAACTGGTGGCCGAAGTACTGGACGTGTCGATGAACAAAATCGTGGTCGACATGCGCCGCATGGGCGGTGGTTTCGGCGGCAAGGAAACCCAGGCCGCCAGCCCCGCGTGCCTGTGCGCGGTGGTCGCGCACCTCACCGGCCAGCCGACCAAGATGCGCCTGCCGCGTGTCGAAGACATGCTGATGACCGGCAAGCGCCACCCCTTCTATATCGAATACGACGTGGGCTTTGACGACAGCGGCCGCTTGCACGGGATCAACCTGGACCTGGCCGGCAACTGCGGCTGCTCGCCGGACTTGTCCAACTCGATTGTCGACCGTGCGATGTTCCACGCCGACAACGCCTATTACCTGGGCGACGCCACCGTCAACGGCCATCGCTGCAAGACCAACACCGCGTCCAACACCGCGTATCGCGGCTTCGGCGGCCCGCAAGGCATGGTCGCCATCGAGGAAGTGATGGACGCCATCGCGCGCCATCTAGCCCTCGATCCGCTGGCGGTGCGCAAGGCCAACTACTACGGCAAGACCGAGCGCAACGTCACCCACTACTACCAGACCGTCGAACACAACCTGCTCGAAGAGATGACCGCCGAACTGGAGGCCAGCAGCCAATACGCCGAGCGCCGCGAAGCGATCCGCCTGTACAACGCCCATAGCCCGATCCTGAAAAAAGGCCTGGCGTTGACCCCGGTGAAGTTCGGCATTTCGTTTACCGCCAGTTTCCTCAACCAGGCCGGTGCGCTGATCCATATCTACACGGACGGCAGCATCCACCTGAACCACGGCGGCACCGAAATGGGCCAGGGCTTGAACACCAAGGTCGCGCAAGTGGTGGCCGAGGTGTTCCAGGTGGAAATCGACCGCGTGCAGATCACCGCCACCAACACCGACAAAGTGCCCAACACCTCGCCGACTGCCGCCTCCAGCGGTGCCGACCTGAACGGCAAGGCCGCGCAGAACGCCGCCGAAACCATCAAGCAACGCCTGGTGGAGTTTGCTGCGCGCAAGTACGACGTCAGTGAGGCCGACGTGGCGTTCCACAACGGCCATGTGCGCGTGCGCGAGCAGATCCTGACCTTCGAAGCGCTGATCCAGCAGGCGTATTTCGCCCAGGTTTCGCTGTCGAGTACCGGGTTCTACAAAACCCCGAAAATCTTCTACGACCGCAGCCAGTCACGCGGCCGGCCGTTCTACTACTTCGCCTTCGGCGCGGCGTGCTGCGAAGTGATCGTCGATACCCTGACCGGCGAATACAAGATGCTACGCACCGACATCCTCCACGACGTGGGCGCCTCGCTGAACCCGGCCATCGACATCGGCCAGGTGGAAGGCGGGTTCATCCAGGGCATGGGCTGGCTGACCATGGAAGAGTTGGTGTGGAACAACAAGGGCAAGCTGATGACCAACGGCCCGGCCAGTTACAAGATCCCGGCGGTGGCAGACATGCCGCTGGACCTGCGGGTCAAGCTGGTGGAAAACCGCAAGAACCCGGAAGACACGGTGTTCCACTCCAAGGCTGTGGGCGAACCGCCGTTCATGCTCGGGATTGCCTCGTGGTGCGCGATCAAGGATGCGGTGGCGAGCCTGGCGGATTACCGGCATCAGCCAAAGATCGATGCACCGGCGAC
Proteins encoded in this region:
- a CDS encoding GntR family transcriptional regulator, encoding MTFKAPDSLAEQIAHHLAERIIRGELKPGERIQEQKVTLALNVSRGSVREALLILERRHLIAILPRRGAHVTELTAHKVQSLCTLMGELYILLGNAVAQGWQTQADMAPFVQIQQRLVTNFERQDIRAFVEESFNVMRAAYPFANNPYLQETVENLQPAMNRAYYLALDQRKASMSEYLVLFEQLLAAVLARDLAQIRLVLSAYGERSCSLVIAALADA
- the xdhA gene encoding xanthine dehydrogenase small subunit; translation: MIQFLLNQELRSEHALDPNLTVLNYLREHLGKPGTKEGCASGDCGACTVVVGELHTDAQGAEQIRYRSLNSCLTFVSSLHGKQLISVEDLKHQGQLHSVQQAMVECHGSQCGFCTPGFVMSLFALQKNSDAPDSQKAHEALAGNLCRCTGYRPILAAAEQACCNKPQDQFDSREAQTIARLKAIAPTQTGELNSGDKRCLVPLTVADLADLYDSYPQARLLAGGTDLALEVTQFHRTLPVMIYVGNIEEMKRIEDFDDRLEIGAATALSDCYTALHQAYPDFGELLQRFASLQIRNQGTLGGNIGNASPIGDSPPLLIALGAQIVLCKGNTRRTLALEDYFIDYRVTARQDSEFIEKIIVPKGHALFRAYKVSKRLDDDISAVCAAFNLKIDNGVVREARVAFGGMAATPKRAKSCEAALLGATWNSATVENACAALAEDFTPLSDFRASKEYRLLSAQNLLRKYFIELQTPHIETRVTAYV
- the xdhB gene encoding xanthine dehydrogenase molybdopterin binding subunit, with amino-acid sequence MSNHHAVVKTQAELAELFAQDLTTGVGRSVKHDSAAKHVSGEAQYIDDRLEFPNQLHLYARMSDRAHAKILSIDTAPCYAFEGVRIVITHEDVPGLKDIGPLLPGDPLLAIDTVQFVGQVVLAVAARDLETARKAAMAAVIEYEDLEPVLDVVEAFRNKHFVLDSHTHQRGDSASALASAKNRIQGTLHIGGQEHFYLETQISSVMPTEDGGMIVYCSTQNPTEVQKLVAEVLDVSMNKIVVDMRRMGGGFGGKETQAASPACLCAVVAHLTGQPTKMRLPRVEDMLMTGKRHPFYIEYDVGFDDSGRLHGINLDLAGNCGCSPDLSNSIVDRAMFHADNAYYLGDATVNGHRCKTNTASNTAYRGFGGPQGMVAIEEVMDAIARHLALDPLAVRKANYYGKTERNVTHYYQTVEHNLLEEMTAELEASSQYAERREAIRLYNAHSPILKKGLALTPVKFGISFTASFLNQAGALIHIYTDGSIHLNHGGTEMGQGLNTKVAQVVAEVFQVEIDRVQITATNTDKVPNTSPTAASSGADLNGKAAQNAAETIKQRLVEFAARKYDVSEADVAFHNGHVRVREQILTFEALIQQAYFAQVSLSSTGFYKTPKIFYDRSQSRGRPFYYFAFGAACCEVIVDTLTGEYKMLRTDILHDVGASLNPAIDIGQVEGGFIQGMGWLTMEELVWNNKGKLMTNGPASYKIPAVADMPLDLRVKLVENRKNPEDTVFHSKAVGEPPFMLGIASWCAIKDAVASLADYRHQPKIDAPATPERVLWGCEQMRQLTAAKVVEADTEMASL